Genomic segment of Candidatus Chlorohelix allophototropha:
ATAAATATCTAGTCCTTTCACACTTGGAAATTTCTGAGGTAACAAGCGCAGTTGAATACTGGATGCCAACTCAAGCTCTGAACGCATGCGGGCTTGGGAGAGCGTTTCTGAATATAGAATGGAGTTTTCGAGTTGCGCTCCGGCGTATTGGGTAATCGCCTGTGCAAGTTTGATAACAGGCATGGAAAATGCCTCGGTATGATTAGCCAGCCCCAAACCGGCAAACGGCGCATTATTAACCGTTATTGGCAGAAATAGTAAATTTTTTGTTCCGTTACAGCCGCAATTCACCACAAGTGGTTTGCCGTTTGCTTGCGTCCTATGTAGCAGTTCCTGTGCTTGCTGCTCTTCGAGAAAATTCTCAGGATATTGAATCAACAGCGCAGGCTTGATCGGTTCAGCCAACAGCGCAAACGCTTTATCACAAGAACATAAGCGCGCGGCTTCCCGGCATAATGTAGCAAGTATTTCTTCCGGGCTTAAATAGCGGCGCATTGAACGAGAAAGATCGTAAAGAGCGAGAAGCTGATCCTGATTCTGAACCAGTTCAGAAGTTAACATCCCCAATTCCACTTCGTATCGAATCAAGTTATCCAAAGCGGTAGCGTCAGCTTCCAGACGATCAAAAACTAATTGCTCATCCAGTCCTTGAATGCGCAGTTCTCCGATTATCTCGCCATCTACCTCTAGAGGGGCTATAACCACCCCCGCTGAATTGCCGGGATAGTCCCAGCGCATAATTTGTTCGCCGCCACCAACTATTTCAAAGGAGGTTGCGCCCGCTGTATGCCACAAGTTAGCGAGTTTTTCAAAGTAAGAAAAGCGCGACATTACCAACTCGCGTAATGCCTGCAAAGCTTCATTCATCGAAAGCCTTGACCGCTTCCAACTCGCTAGCAAATATATCAATTGCCCGGTTGATTTTGGTTAGCTCAAAGATAATCCTAACCGGTTGCTGCAAATTGCAGAGGTGCAAATCTCCGCCCTTATCGCGAGAGTGCTTCATACCTTGTACCAGCGCAGCAAGCGCAGAGGAGTCAAGGAAATGTACCCCTGTGAGATTTATTACCAGCTTTGGTTTGCCTTGAGTTGTTTTATCTTCAAACCATTGCTGAACCGGTTTCAACTCATACGCATCAAAACGACCCTTTAATTCAAGAATTGAAACCTCGCCCGATACCCTACTGAACATTTCCATAATGAGCTTTACCTCTTAACTTTCGGCTTTTTTGAGACTAACGTCTGCATATGCAACAAATACCAATCCACTACATCTGAAACCGGCAACCCGGTAGCAGCAGCAAAGTTTTGAGAAGCAATCTCAAGACGACGTTCCGGATTATCCAATATATTCGCTATAGCATGCGCTAGACTTTCGGTATTATCCGGTTCAAAAAACTCCCCGGTAAAACCTTCTTCCGCTACTAAAGCGGCAAAATCCCCAATGTTTGGTAACACCACTGCGCGAGCATATTCCCCGGCTTGATGTAACACACCGGAA
This window contains:
- a CDS encoding GAF domain-containing SpoIIE family protein phosphatase, which gives rise to MNEALQALRELVMSRFSYFEKLANLWHTAGATSFEIVGGGEQIMRWDYPGNSAGVVIAPLEVDGEIIGELRIQGLDEQLVFDRLEADATALDNLIRYEVELGMLTSELVQNQDQLLALYDLSRSMRRYLSPEEILATLCREAARLCSCDKAFALLAEPIKPALLIQYPENFLEEQQAQELLHRTQANGKPLVVNCGCNGTKNLLFLPITVNNAPFAGLGLANHTEAFSMPVIKLAQAITQYAGAQLENSILYSETLSQARMRSELELASSIQLRLLPQKFPSVKGLDIYAASCPARQVGGDFYNFISQSNGSLNFVVGDVSGKGLPAALMMAMARIAFQNASRFSKTMDPAKLMSRVNEDLYGDCSDLSMFITAFYGFYEPATRCLSYANAGHSPVIYCKADGSIQFFEADGTALGVLPISLSERQEVKLEYGDLLVVATDGFSEAFNSVGEMYGYDRLLELVKNNRSLSAQHISDLLFKKVLEHEAGVEQSDDRTLVVLKGIE
- a CDS encoding STAS domain-containing protein; this encodes MEMFSRVSGEVSILELKGRFDAYELKPVQQWFEDKTTQGKPKLVINLTGVHFLDSSALAALVQGMKHSRDKGGDLHLCNLQQPVRIIFELTKINRAIDIFASELEAVKAFDE